Proteins from one Gossypium raimondii isolate GPD5lz chromosome 8, ASM2569854v1, whole genome shotgun sequence genomic window:
- the LOC105791349 gene encoding RING-H2 finger protein ATL22 encodes MTLFQTISFIVFLFSLQPSASVEICRVSCGNQLVRFPFRLSSQPDRCGYPPFNLSCKDQAQTVLSLPFSGEFNVVHIDYLFQNIWLNDPDHCTPKRLLHGLNLSSTPFDSLYPRSFTFFNCSAAASTQLHQAKYISCLSGTNFSVVALPADRLDSSASLSTSCLEIATVLVPFSWTGWSNLGNGIMLTWNEPNCLRCENGAGNCMFKSETGLDVGYSGGFTNGLSRHAKYGIMFGAGIPVLFIVGLVIYLRNKVEEDYNNRHPNQPELLSTTPRLDASVKGLDGQTIEAYPVTLLSESRRLPRPNDNTCPICLSEYQAKEMLRTIPDCEHYFHAVCIDEWLKLNAACPLCRNTPQTLAPIVSSSS; translated from the exons ATGACTCTATTTCAAACCATCTCATTCATCGTCTTTTTATTCTCTCTTCAGCCATCAGCAAGCGTTGAAATTTGCCGTGTTTCATGTGGGAATCAATTGGTTCGTTTCCCTTTCCGTCTCAGCAGCCAACCCGATCGTTGTGGCTATCCCCCGTTCAATCTCTCATGCAAGGACCAAGCCCAAACTGTCCTTTCGCTTCCATTTTCCGGTGAATTCAATGTCGTACACATTGACTATTTGTTCCAAAATATATGGCTCAACGACCCTGATCATTGCACCCCCAAACGTCTCCTTCATGGACTTAACCTATCCAGTACTCCTTTTGATTCGCTATATCCTCGAAGCTTCACGTTTTTCAATTGTTCCGCCGCTGCATCAACACAGCTTCATCAAGCAAAGTATATCTCTTGTCTCAGCGGTACAAACTTTTCTGTCGTGGCTCTACCGGCGGACCGACTCGATTCGTCGGCATCATTGTCAACGTCGTGTTTAGAGATAGCGACGGTTTTGGTTCCGTTTTCCTGGACGGGTTGGTCGAATCTTGGGAATGGTATTATGTTGACATGGAATGAACCGAATTGCCTGAGGTGCGAAAATGGAGCAGGGAACTGCATGTTCAAGAGTGAGACGGGCCTGGATGTTGGATACTCCGGTGGTTTTACCAATG gtctttCAAGACATGCTAAATACGGTATAATGTTTGGTGCTGGAATACCGGTGTTGTTCATCGTCGGCTTAGTAATTTACCTCCGCAACAAGGTTGAAGAAGACTACAACAATCGGCATCCAAATCAGCCAGAACTGTTGTCGACCACCCCAAGATTAGATGCTTCCGTCAAAGGTCTCGATGGACAAACCATCGAGGCGTATCCAGTAACATTGCTGAGTGAAAGCCGGCGATTACCGAGGCCTAATGATAATACTTGCCCAATATGCCTTAGTGAATACCAAGCTAAAGAGATGTTAAGGACTATTCCAGATTGCGAGCATTATTTTCATGCCGTTTGTATCGATGAGTGGCTGAAATTGAATGCTGCATGCCCCTTGTGCCGTAATACCCCGCAAACATTAGCTCCTATTGTTTCATCTTCATCATAA
- the LOC105791348 gene encoding RING-H2 finger protein ATL20 isoform X1 has protein sequence MDFFNVIKRMDSISIQPFLFIIIFFSFQPSISLEICSTLCGSQTIRFPFRLIDQPQYCGYQDFELSCQVQETTQDVTILTFPYAGNFSVFHIDYAQQVVQLSYSEGCLPGILLQGLNLSGSPFMSVNTQSYTFYNCSTMVQYPGVTKIPCLSGFNFYVVAILTDGYTPSTSVCLEIAKVMVPMSTDWWEDGMTLGWNQPDCRWCESHQGTCLFENVGAGLQVRCGSAIKHGLPSSVRDALVFGLEISLVCLIAIISCVKLNFTEGQNHPNPEILMTHPRSTPGSTKGLDRQTIDTYPTTLLGPSRCLPNPRDNICSICLCEYQANETLRTIPNCSHYFHVDCIDQWLKLNATCPVCRDKFEEPPPVAPTLSSLMPVVAFFTLIYVL, from the exons ATGGACTTCTTTAACGTTATTAAAAGAATGGATTCAATTTCCATTCAACCTTTCttgttcatcatcattttcttttcttttcaaccaTCAATAAGCCTAGAAATTTGTTCTACCCTATGCGGATCTCAAACTATTCGCTTCCCTTTCAGGCTTATAGACCAGCCCCAATACTGCGGCTATCAAGACTTTGAACTCTCTTGCCAAGTCCAGGAGACGACACAAGACGTAACCATCCTCACTTTCCCATATGCCGGTAACTTCAGCGTCTTCCATATCGATTACGCCCAACAAGTAGTGCAACTCAGCTACTCGGAAGGGTGCCTCCCGGGAATTCTTCTTCAGGGTCTTAATCTCTCAGGCTCTCCTTTTATGTCAGTAAACACTCAAAGCTACACTTTTTACAACTGTTCAACTATGGTGCAATATCCTGGAGTAACAAAAATTCCATGTCTTAGCGGGTTCAACTTTTATGTCGTTGCTATACTGACGGATGGTTATACCCCATCGACGTCGGTGTGTTTGGAGATAGCAAAGGTTATGGTCCCAATGTCAACAGATTGGTGGGAGGACGGTATGACTTTGGGGTGGAACCAACCTGATTGCCGGTGGTGTGAAAGCCATCAAGGAACTTGCCTATTCGAGAATGTTGGTGCAGGCTTGCAGGTCAGATGCGGCAGTGCTATTAAACACG GGCTTCCATCAAGTGTTAGAGATGCCTTGGTTTTCGGCTTGGAAATATCCCTTGTGTGCCTCATCGCGATTATAAGTTGCGTAAAACTCAACTTTACCGAGGGACAGAACCACCCCAACCCCGAAATCCTCATGACCCACCCTCGATCAACTCCAGGTTCAACAAAAGGCCTTGATAGACAAACAATTGACACATACCCTACAACTTTGCTTGGTCCAAGCCGATGCCTACCCAATCCGAGAGACAACATCTGCTCCATATGCCTATGCGAATACCAAGCCAATGAGACGTTAAGAACTATCCCTAATTGCAGCCATTATTTTCATGTCGATTGTATAGACCAGTGGCTTAAACTAAATGCAACATGTCCCGTATGTCGCGATAAGTTTGAGGAGCCTCCTCCTGTCGCTCCTACATTATCATCACTCATGCCAGTGGTTGccttttttactttaatatatgTGCTTTAA
- the LOC105791348 gene encoding RING-H2 finger protein ATL22 isoform X2, producing the protein MDFFNVIKRMDSISIQPFLFIIIFFSFQPSISLEICSTLCGSQTIRFPFRLIDQPQYCGYQDFELSCQVQETTQDVTILTFPYAGNFSVFHIDYAQQVVQLSYSEGCLPGILLQGLNLSGSPFMSVNTQSYTFYNCSTMVQYPGVTKIPCLSGFNFYVVAILTDGYTPSTSVCLEIAKVMVPMSTDWWEDGMTLGWNQPDCRWCESHQGTCLFENVGAGLQVRCGSAIKHDIAFLLHGYSFNIFSLRASIKC; encoded by the exons ATGGACTTCTTTAACGTTATTAAAAGAATGGATTCAATTTCCATTCAACCTTTCttgttcatcatcattttcttttcttttcaaccaTCAATAAGCCTAGAAATTTGTTCTACCCTATGCGGATCTCAAACTATTCGCTTCCCTTTCAGGCTTATAGACCAGCCCCAATACTGCGGCTATCAAGACTTTGAACTCTCTTGCCAAGTCCAGGAGACGACACAAGACGTAACCATCCTCACTTTCCCATATGCCGGTAACTTCAGCGTCTTCCATATCGATTACGCCCAACAAGTAGTGCAACTCAGCTACTCGGAAGGGTGCCTCCCGGGAATTCTTCTTCAGGGTCTTAATCTCTCAGGCTCTCCTTTTATGTCAGTAAACACTCAAAGCTACACTTTTTACAACTGTTCAACTATGGTGCAATATCCTGGAGTAACAAAAATTCCATGTCTTAGCGGGTTCAACTTTTATGTCGTTGCTATACTGACGGATGGTTATACCCCATCGACGTCGGTGTGTTTGGAGATAGCAAAGGTTATGGTCCCAATGTCAACAGATTGGTGGGAGGACGGTATGACTTTGGGGTGGAACCAACCTGATTGCCGGTGGTGTGAAAGCCATCAAGGAACTTGCCTATTCGAGAATGTTGGTGCAGGCTTGCAGGTCAGATGCGGCAGTGCTATTAAACACG ATATCGCTTTTCTTCTTCACGGATATTCcttcaatatcttttctttaaG GGCTTCCATCAAGTGTTAG
- the LOC105791350 gene encoding endoglucanase 6: protein MYMEKLMRLIEMTPLLLLLFLPSAFAGHDYNQALSKSILFFEAQRSGYLPHNQRVTWRANSGLNDGKASGVDLVGGYYDAGDNVKFGLPMAFTITMMSWSIIEYGKQMGANGELGHAMEAVKWGTDYLIKAHPEPYVLYGEVGDGNSDHYCWQRPEDMTTNRHAYKIDPSNPGSDLAGETAAAMAAASIVFRRSNPAYSTELLRHAHQLFEFADKYRGKYDSSITVAQKYYRSISGYNDELLWAAAWLYQASNNEYYLNYLGKNGDSMGGTGWAMTEFGWDVKYAGVQTLVAKFLMQGKAGLHAPVFERYHQKAEYFMCSLIGKGGRNIQKTPGGLIFRQRWNNMQFVTSASFLATVYSDYLASSRGSLKCAAVNVAPSELLSFAKSQVDYILGDNPRATSYMVGYGNNFPRQVHHRASSIVSFKVDPKFVACRQGYATWYSRKASDPNVLTGAIVGGPDAYDNFADERDNYEQTEPATYNNAPLLGILARLGGAHGGYNQLLPVVVPAPNPVVAKPKPAPKPKFTPTPATSSNPITIEQKMTTSWNAKGKTYYRYSTIVTNKSYKTLKDLKLSISKLYGPLWGLSKSGNSYGFPTWLNSLPAGKSIEFVYIHSTSPADVSVSSYNLA from the exons ATGTACATGGAGAAGTTGATGAGGCTGATTGAAATGACTCCTTTACTTCTGCTGCTTTTTCTTCCTTCTGCTTTTGCTGGACATGACTATAACCAAGCTCTGAGCAAGAGCATTCTGTTCTTTGAAGCTCAGAGATCTGGTTACCTTCCTCATAACCAGAGAGTTACGTGGAGAGCCAATTCCGGCTTGAATGACGGCAAGGCCAGTGGG GTGGATCTGGTTGGAGGGTACTACGATGCAGGGGACAATGTGAAGTTCGGACTGCCCATGGCATTCACCATAACAATGATGTCCTGGAGTATTATAGAGTACGGGAAACAAATGGGTGCCAATGGAGAGCTCGGCCATGCGATGGAAGCAGTCAAGTGGGGCACTGACTACCTCATTAAAGCTCATCCCGAACCTTATGTCCTTTATGGAGAG GTGGGCGATGGTAACAGTGACCACTACTGTTGGCAAAGACCAGAGGATATGACCACCAACCGTCATGCTTACAAGATAGACCCAAGCAACCCTGGGTCGGATCTGGCAGGTGAAACTGCCGCCGCCATGGCTGCCGCCTCAATCGTCTTCCGCCGTTCCAACCCTGCATATTCCACCGAGCTTCTTCGCCATGCCCACCAG cTATTCGAATTTGCTGATAAATACAGAGGTAAATACGACAGCAGCATCACAGTTGCCCAAAAATACTACCGATCCATCAGTGGCTACAAT GACGAGTTGTTGTGGGCCGCTGCGTGGCTGTACCAAGCTAGTAACAATGAGTACTACTTGAACTATCTTGGCAAAAATGGTGATTCTATGGGTGGAACAGGTTGGGCCATGACTGAGTTCGGTTGGGACGTCAAGTACGCTGGGGTTCAGACCCTTGTCGCCAAG TTCTTAATGCAAGGCAAAGCTGGACTCCATGCACCGGTGTTTGAGAGGTACCACCAAAAGGCAGAGTATTTCATGTGCTCATTGATCGGGAAGGGTGGCCGTAATATTCAGAAGACTCCCGGGGGTTTGATTTTCCGACAGAGGTGGAATAATATGCAGTTCGTGACTAGTGCTTCGTTCTTGGCCACCGTGTACTCTGACTATCTCGCGTCCTCTAGGGGAAGCTTGAAGTGTGCTGCTGTCAATGTTGCACCATCTGAGCTTCTTTCTTTTGCAAAATCTCAG GTGGATTACATTCTTGGAGACAATCCAAGAGCAACAAGTTACATGGTTGGTTATGGGAACAATTTCCCACGACAAGTTCACCACCGAGCTTCTTCAATTGTTTCGTTCAAGGTTGACCCTAAATTTGTTGCGTGCCGACAAGGCTATGCCACTTGGTATTCAAGGAAAGCAAGTGATCCTAATGTCCTCACCGGTGCTATTGTCGGAGGACCTGATGCCTATGATAACTTTGCCGATGAAAGGGACAATTATGAGCAAACAGAGCCTGCTACCTACAACAATGCTCCTCTTCTTGGCATATTGGCTAGACTTGGTGGTGCTCATGGCGGTTATAATCAGCTCCTTCCTG TGGTTGTCCCAGCTCCTAATCCTGTTGTTGCCAAACCAAAGCCGGCGCCAAAACCCAAATTCACTCCAACCCCTG CTACATCGTCTAATCCAATTACCATAGAGCAGAAGATGACAACTTCCTGGAATGCCAAGGGAAAAACCTACTACAGGTATTCCACAATAGTGACCAACAAGTCTTACAAGACACTGAAGGATCTCAAGCTTTCTATATCAAAGCTTTATGGTCCTCTATGGGGTCTCTCCAAGTCTGGCAATTCTTATGGTTTCCCAACATGGCTCAACTCTCTACCTGCTGGAAAGAGTATTGAGTTTGTATACATCCATTCTACTTCTCCTGCTGATGTCTCGGTTTCAAGCTACAATTTGGCTTAA
- the LOC105793282 gene encoding probable inorganic phosphate transporter 1-5, with translation MGFFTDAYDLFSISLITKLLGRIYYFDALSEKPGTLPPFIVAVANGVGFCETLAGQLFFGWLGDKLGRKRVYGLTLMLMVIFSIASGLSFGKSPDGVMATLCFFR, from the exons ATGGGTTTCTTCACTGATGCTTATGACCTTTTTAGCATCTCTCTTATCACAAAATTGCTTGGTCGTATTTACTACTTCGATGCACTTTCTGAAAAGCCTGGAACTTTGCCTCCTTTTATTGTAGCTGTTGCTAATGGTGTGGGCTTTTGCGAAACTTTAGCTGGACAGCTTTTCTTTGGTTGGCTTGGTGATAAATTAGGCCGAAAACGAGTTTATGGACTCACCTTGATGCTCATGGTGATCTTTTCCATTGCCTCTGGACTTTCCTTCGGAAAGTCTCCAGATGGTGTAATGGCAACCCTTTGCTTCTTCAG gtga